A part of Paenibacillus sp. 481 genomic DNA contains:
- the uvrA gene encoding excinuclease ABC subunit UvrA: MSDNIVIKGARENNLKNVSLEIPKHKLVVLTGPSGSGKSTLAMDTLQRECQRQYMESMGMVSDSISKPRVDSMIGLSPSISVGQHVTNRNPRSTVGTVTDMYTYLRVIYAKCGERSCPSCGTKVVPPVEGMTSSATLNELDEDDSFSAHFLSCPQCNHMLPALSMSHFSFNKPEGACQTCSGLGNVATLKMEAVFDEEKSIRGGGVTIWYDSMIEYFSSLIEVAAKHYGMNFDLDQPLKAYNQQQRDLLFYGVESEAFMEHFPHIVPPKTVGRGKFEGIVTGLWRRYKEKEGDSYQDLFRQQTCSDCRGARLNQESRAVKVNEATISEVASWPLDDVLAWIQAISDSLAPEGMPILEAVLNDLPVRLKRVIDVGLGYLSLNRQAVSLSGGEAQRLRLASLLGSGLTGVLYILDEPTAGLHPRDTKGLIHVLKQLRDLGNTVLVIEHDVEVMRAADHIIDMGPGAGYLGGTVVGTGTLEQLMESPDSVTGAYLKAESLPAPARRRRRGNGNVVTIHNAFARNLKHITASLPLGCLISVTGVSGSGKSTLLFDILAEGGTDEQQREGCDRITGLNDIGNMITVDQSPIGRMQRSNIATYTDVFTLIRNLFASLPEAKHNKLTSKHFSFNTPGGRCESCQGLGVISLDMHFIPDLEVRCSACKGRRFQEEILRITYNGYSISDILDMTVQESLPVLADQRKLAGVIELLCEVGLGYLQWGQSVRTLSGGEGQRMKLAKELSKKTKTQTLYLLDEPSTGLHPNDTKQLLILLNKLVDAGNTVILVEHNMDLIRESDWIVDIGPEGGEAGGTIMAQGTPEQVAAVEDSYTGMFLQEALK; the protein is encoded by the coding sequence TTGAGCGATAATATTGTTATTAAAGGTGCGCGTGAAAATAATTTGAAAAATGTTTCGCTGGAAATTCCGAAACATAAACTGGTTGTGCTTACAGGCCCCTCTGGTTCTGGAAAATCGACATTGGCGATGGATACGCTGCAAAGAGAGTGTCAGCGTCAGTACATGGAGTCAATGGGGATGGTATCAGACTCCATTAGTAAGCCGCGAGTCGACTCTATGATCGGGCTTTCCCCATCTATTAGTGTAGGTCAACATGTCACCAACCGCAATCCAAGATCGACAGTTGGCACGGTGACAGATATGTACACGTATTTGCGCGTCATATACGCGAAATGTGGCGAGCGTTCTTGCCCATCCTGCGGCACAAAAGTAGTTCCACCAGTCGAAGGCATGACTAGTAGCGCAACACTAAACGAACTAGACGAAGATGATAGCTTCTCCGCACACTTCCTATCATGCCCGCAATGTAATCATATGCTGCCCGCATTAAGTATGTCTCACTTTTCATTCAACAAGCCTGAAGGGGCATGTCAGACGTGCAGTGGACTCGGAAATGTGGCCACCTTAAAGATGGAGGCCGTGTTTGATGAAGAAAAGAGTATCCGCGGTGGAGGCGTCACGATTTGGTACGACAGCATGATCGAGTACTTTTCAAGTTTAATTGAGGTTGCCGCTAAGCATTATGGCATGAACTTCGACCTTGATCAGCCCCTGAAAGCATACAATCAACAGCAGCGTGACTTGTTGTTCTATGGCGTGGAAAGCGAAGCGTTTATGGAGCACTTTCCTCATATTGTCCCACCCAAGACGGTTGGACGCGGTAAATTCGAAGGCATCGTTACCGGACTGTGGAGAAGATACAAGGAAAAAGAAGGCGATAGTTATCAAGACTTATTTCGACAACAGACGTGTAGCGATTGTCGTGGTGCAAGGCTCAATCAGGAAAGTCGCGCGGTTAAGGTCAATGAAGCGACGATTTCCGAAGTTGCTTCATGGCCGCTTGATGACGTGCTGGCTTGGATACAAGCGATTTCGGACAGCCTAGCGCCCGAGGGCATGCCTATTTTGGAGGCCGTATTAAATGACTTGCCCGTCAGGTTGAAGCGGGTCATCGATGTCGGTCTCGGCTACTTGTCGCTGAATCGACAGGCGGTGTCGCTCTCTGGAGGGGAAGCCCAGCGTCTTCGTCTCGCTTCCTTATTAGGTTCGGGTCTAACCGGCGTGTTGTATATCTTGGATGAGCCAACCGCCGGACTACACCCACGCGACACGAAAGGTTTAATTCACGTGCTGAAGCAGTTACGTGATCTGGGAAATACGGTGCTCGTCATTGAGCACGATGTGGAAGTTATGCGTGCAGCGGATCATATCATTGATATGGGACCAGGCGCGGGCTACCTTGGAGGAACCGTTGTCGGTACGGGAACCTTAGAGCAATTAATGGAAAGTCCAGACTCCGTAACGGGCGCGTATTTGAAAGCGGAAAGCCTTCCCGCTCCAGCGCGTCGCAGAAGACGAGGTAACGGCAATGTGGTGACGATTCACAACGCATTTGCACGTAATTTGAAGCATATTACGGCTTCATTACCACTAGGCTGCTTGATCTCGGTTACCGGTGTATCCGGTTCAGGGAAATCGACGCTACTGTTTGATATCCTCGCAGAAGGCGGCACCGATGAGCAGCAGCGAGAAGGCTGCGATCGCATAACGGGGTTAAACGACATCGGAAATATGATTACCGTGGACCAATCCCCGATCGGGCGCATGCAACGTTCCAATATCGCCACGTATACGGATGTATTTACGTTGATCCGCAATCTTTTTGCCAGCTTACCAGAAGCCAAACATAACAAGCTCACATCGAAACATTTCTCCTTTAATACACCTGGTGGACGCTGTGAATCGTGCCAAGGGCTAGGGGTCATTTCGCTCGATATGCATTTCATTCCCGATCTCGAAGTGCGCTGCTCGGCTTGCAAAGGCCGACGTTTCCAAGAGGAAATTCTTCGTATTACGTACAACGGTTATTCCATTTCCGACATATTGGACATGACCGTGCAAGAGAGCTTACCTGTACTCGCAGATCAACGGAAGCTCGCGGGTGTGATTGAACTGCTATGTGAAGTAGGGCTCGGCTATTTGCAATGGGGTCAATCCGTACGAACGTTGTCCGGTGGCGAAGGCCAGCGTATGAAGCTCGCGAAAGAATTAAGCAAGAAAACGAAGACGCAAACACTATATTTGCTAGACGAGCCGTCTACGGGATTACATCCTAACGATACGAAGCAACTATTAATCCTATTAAATAAATTGGTCGATGCAGGTAATACTGTTATCCTTGTCGAGCATAATATGGATCTCATTCGTGAATCCGATTGGATCGTCGATATCGGCCCAGAAGGGGGAGAAGCGGGTGGCACGATTATGGCTCAAGGAACACCCGAACAAGTTGCCGCTGTAGAAGACTCGTATACGGGCATGTTTTTGCAAGAAGCGCTCAAATAG
- the thrC gene encoding threonine synthase, which produces MKYVCVDCQQQYVSFRYECTCHGMLDIRHDFSEIDGDFLKDRFNSRLSERMGPYASGVWRYKELIFPEVDESHIVSKYEGNTGLYQHESIARYAGVRNVWLKAQSENPSGSFKDNGMTVALTHGKSLGYTRFTCSSTGNTSSSLAMYAALAQAHSYVFVPNKNISLNKVLQTLAFGAHIFSFDGTYDDGITFLEQHSEELGLYICNSINPFRIEGQKSIVYEIAHMLNWNLPEWIVVPGGALSNVSALGKGLSDLYTLGFIDKLPRVVVVQAEGTSPFYNMIVNNSPQLEAELEPYTVASALNIGNPPSWRKAKRTLEETNGIAIAVTDEEILNAKAIIDASGIGCEPASAATIAGVKKLVAQYVIDKDESIACILTGNMLKDTDVLRNYHLERQMPYSNSLIHAELSVATVFEAMRK; this is translated from the coding sequence ATGAAATATGTATGTGTAGATTGTCAGCAACAATATGTATCATTTCGCTATGAATGCACGTGTCATGGAATGCTTGACATTCGACACGATTTCTCCGAGATTGACGGTGATTTTCTGAAAGATCGTTTTAATAGCAGACTGTCTGAACGTATGGGGCCTTATGCAAGCGGCGTTTGGCGTTATAAGGAATTGATCTTCCCAGAAGTAGATGAATCGCATATCGTTTCAAAATATGAAGGTAACACAGGGTTGTATCAACATGAATCCATTGCACGTTATGCTGGCGTACGAAACGTATGGTTGAAGGCGCAAAGCGAGAATCCGAGTGGTTCCTTTAAAGACAATGGAATGACCGTTGCCCTTACACATGGTAAATCACTTGGTTATACGCGATTCACTTGCTCTTCCACTGGAAATACCTCATCTTCACTTGCCATGTATGCGGCACTAGCTCAAGCTCACTCTTATGTATTTGTCCCAAATAAGAACATCTCACTCAACAAGGTGCTGCAAACGCTCGCCTTTGGCGCGCATATTTTCTCCTTTGACGGCACTTATGACGATGGTATAACGTTTCTTGAACAACATAGTGAAGAGCTTGGTCTGTACATTTGCAATTCGATTAATCCATTTCGGATTGAGGGACAGAAGAGTATTGTGTACGAAATCGCTCACATGCTGAATTGGAACTTGCCAGAGTGGATCGTCGTCCCTGGTGGGGCACTGAGCAATGTATCTGCACTTGGCAAGGGATTATCTGACTTGTATACACTAGGCTTCATCGACAAGTTGCCACGGGTTGTCGTCGTGCAAGCGGAAGGGACTAGCCCTTTTTACAACATGATCGTCAATAACAGTCCTCAGCTTGAAGCGGAGCTAGAACCATATACAGTCGCTTCGGCTTTGAATATCGGGAATCCGCCAAGCTGGCGCAAGGCGAAACGTACACTGGAAGAGACGAATGGTATCGCTATCGCGGTGACGGATGAAGAAATTTTGAACGCAAAGGCAATTATTGATGCGTCTGGTATCGGTTGTGAGCCAGCATCGGCTGCGACGATCGCAGGGGTGAAGAAGCTTGTGGCGCAGTACGTGATAGACAAGGACGAATCCATTGCGTGTATTTTGACAGGGAACATGCTGAAGGACACGGATGTACTGCGTAACTATCATTTGGAGCGACAGATGCCGTATTCGAATTCATTGATTCATGCGGAGTTGAGTGTTGCTACTGTGTTCGAGGCGATGCGTAAATGA
- a CDS encoding acetylglutamate kinase, with translation MVVNPVASTPACPNTQGGPCISKEVLALNNQMRSLWEQHVAWTRMTILSIAFNLPDLNFTTARLLQNAPDMGNALKPYYGEQIATTYGNLIRDHLVIAADLVKAAKAGDQQAADAAERKWYANGDEIAHFLSKINPYISYESFRNMFYEHLALTKAEAVAILTKHFQASINLYDQIEKEALEMADIITNAIIQQFPSKF, from the coding sequence ATGGTTGTAAATCCGGTAGCTTCTACACCTGCCTGTCCCAACACACAAGGTGGACCTTGCATTAGTAAGGAAGTATTAGCGTTAAACAATCAGATGCGCTCGCTTTGGGAGCAGCACGTCGCATGGACGCGAATGACGATTTTAAGTATCGCTTTCAATTTGCCTGACTTGAACTTCACTACTGCACGTCTTCTACAAAACGCCCCCGATATGGGAAATGCACTTAAGCCCTATTATGGCGAACAAATAGCTACAACTTACGGTAATTTAATAAGGGATCATTTAGTGATAGCTGCGGATCTGGTCAAAGCAGCCAAGGCAGGCGATCAGCAAGCTGCGGATGCTGCGGAGAGAAAATGGTACGCGAACGGAGACGAAATCGCTCATTTTTTAAGTAAAATTAATCCTTATATTAGCTACGAATCATTTAGAAACATGTTCTATGAACATCTAGCCTTAACGAAAGCAGAAGCAGTAGCCATTTTAACGAAACATTTTCAAGCGAGCATTAATCTTTACGATCAGATCGAAAAAGAAGCTTTAGAAATGGCAGATATCATTACGAATGCAATCATTCAGCAGTTTCCGTCAAAGTTTTAA
- a CDS encoding ATP-dependent DNA ligase, giving the protein MSKITFRFPPMLLEMYEHPFDDDKYIFEPKIDGHRAILTYFDQKTNIYTRYGNNVTRQYPELHRLTWKHNIVLDGEIACVNSGKIEYESVMQRLKTENSMRIKILSSNLPATFIAFDILWYKNQDLRRLPLIQRKYILSQICMKGLDGITTIPVLENTGVALFEYIQKQSMEGMVAKLKDSCYIGKRSSSWLKIINWTITTVYLVGYHKLGLGWLTSVCLDSGQYKQTGIVQCGMTNVHRKFYEEYCKSNLLKEDNEYVYIEPRIQAKVKIRNWTSHGMLRVPIFIDFV; this is encoded by the coding sequence GTGAGTAAGATTACTTTTCGTTTTCCACCAATGCTACTTGAAATGTACGAACACCCATTCGATGATGACAAGTACATATTTGAGCCTAAAATCGACGGTCATCGAGCGATATTAACGTATTTTGATCAGAAAACTAACATATATACTCGTTACGGTAATAATGTTACCCGTCAATATCCTGAACTACATAGACTGACTTGGAAGCATAATATTGTGTTAGATGGGGAAATAGCTTGCGTTAACTCTGGTAAAATCGAATATGAATCGGTAATGCAGCGTCTTAAAACCGAAAACAGTATGAGGATAAAAATATTATCTTCAAATCTACCCGCTACCTTCATTGCTTTTGATATATTGTGGTATAAGAATCAGGATCTTCGGCGTTTACCCTTGATTCAGCGGAAATATATACTCTCACAAATATGTATGAAAGGCCTAGATGGTATCACTACTATTCCAGTGCTTGAAAATACAGGAGTTGCTCTCTTTGAATATATTCAAAAACAAAGTATGGAGGGAATGGTTGCTAAATTAAAAGATAGCTGCTATATAGGAAAACGATCGAGTTCTTGGTTAAAAATCATTAATTGGACGATTACTACCGTTTATTTAGTTGGATATCATAAACTAGGTTTAGGGTGGCTAACTTCCGTATGTTTAGATAGTGGTCAATATAAACAAACAGGTATAGTTCAATGCGGTATGACTAATGTCCATAGAAAATTCTACGAGGAATATTGTAAATCCAACCTATTGAAGGAAGACAACGAATATGTATATATTGAACCGAGAATTCAAGCTAAAGTGAAGATAAGAAATTGGACAAGTCACGGGATGTTGAGAGTACCGATTTTTATTGATTTTGTATAA